A single genomic interval of Mucilaginibacter boryungensis harbors:
- a CDS encoding lipid-binding SYLF domain-containing protein → MKTIKILILPMLLSCFLVLSSATDAGKETERIQKSAAVLRDFAKMKENIPTQLIQQAQGIIVIPHMINAGLAVGAKRGKGVAIVKLADGKWSNPVFVTFTGGSLGLQIGVQSVDLVLVFKHKAVLTKMENGDFTIGGDVSVAAGPVGRSSTASTDYKLEAEVYSYSRSKGLFAGLSINGSNISVDKSANANFYGSSATSHTIFADGTSKSAEVGELKASVAAL, encoded by the coding sequence ATGAAAACTATAAAAATTTTAATATTACCGATGTTACTTAGCTGCTTTTTAGTGTTAAGCTCGGCCACAGATGCAGGTAAGGAAACCGAACGGATCCAAAAATCGGCCGCTGTATTGCGCGATTTTGCAAAGATGAAGGAAAATATCCCAACCCAGTTGATACAACAGGCGCAGGGGATCATTGTTATTCCGCATATGATAAATGCCGGACTGGCCGTTGGCGCCAAGCGCGGCAAAGGCGTAGCCATTGTTAAACTGGCCGATGGCAAGTGGAGCAACCCGGTGTTTGTGACTTTTACCGGCGGCAGCCTGGGCTTGCAGATAGGTGTACAATCGGTAGACCTGGTGCTGGTATTTAAACATAAAGCTGTGCTAACTAAAATGGAGAACGGTGATTTTACCATAGGCGGCGATGTATCGGTAGCGGCCGGCCCGGTTGGGCGCAGCAGCACCGCCAGTACCGATTATAAACTGGAGGCCGAAGTATATTCTTATTCACGCAGCAAAGGCTTGTTTGCCGGGCTAAGTATTAACGGATCGAACATCTCGGTTGATAAAAGTGCCAATGCTAATTTCTACGGTTCGTCGGCTACATCGCATACCATATTTGCCGATGGTACCAGTAAATCGGCCGAAGTTGGTGAACTTAAAGCGTCGGTAGCAGCGCTGTAA
- a CDS encoding DUF2147 domain-containing protein, giving the protein MPRKFFPRILFLLAIITIGLAAKAQSLSPTEQILGRWMVQEKNLLVEVYRDGNDYKAKIIWFKTDDQSKRMDEWTDKHNPDPAQRDRKILGMNVVKDLEYDPKTHSWEHGKVYDAKNGKYWDASAYLTRDGLLKVTGYWHFKFIGRTMTFKKVS; this is encoded by the coding sequence ATGCCCCGTAAGTTCTTCCCGCGAATATTATTTCTGCTTGCAATTATCACCATTGGTTTGGCGGCCAAGGCGCAATCGCTATCACCTACCGAGCAGATTTTGGGCAGGTGGATGGTTCAGGAAAAAAACCTGCTGGTTGAAGTATACAGAGATGGTAACGATTATAAAGCTAAAATCATTTGGTTTAAAACCGACGACCAAAGCAAACGCATGGACGAGTGGACAGACAAACACAACCCCGACCCTGCCCAGCGCGACCGGAAAATATTAGGTATGAACGTAGTGAAGGACCTGGAATACGATCCCAAAACACACTCGTGGGAACACGGCAAGGTTTACGATGCTAAAAATGGTAAATATTGGGATGCATCGGCCTACCTTACCAGGGATGGTTTGCTGAAGGTTACCGGCTACTGGCATTTCAAATTTATTGGCCGCACCATGACCTTCAAAAAAGTAAGCTGA
- a CDS encoding GNAT family N-acetyltransferase, translating into MTIQDFDIKVASAQDVDYAAQICDEMAESAKARGTGIAQRSPEYVANKMLEGKAVIALHKNGTWAGFCYIETWSHGDFVANSGLIVNPEFRKVGLAKAIKQKIFELSRKKYPDAKIFGLTTGLAVMKINSELGYEPVTYSELTQDEAFWQGCKSCVNYDILTAKGRKNCMCTAMLFDPAEKAKEQENKMKQITHKATLLERIENALKRSTKLIVAHNRF; encoded by the coding sequence ATGACAATACAAGATTTTGATATAAAGGTAGCCTCGGCACAAGATGTTGATTACGCCGCACAGATATGCGACGAAATGGCCGAATCGGCAAAAGCACGGGGTACCGGGATTGCGCAACGCTCGCCCGAATATGTGGCTAACAAAATGCTGGAAGGGAAGGCTGTTATAGCCCTGCATAAAAACGGTACCTGGGCCGGCTTTTGCTATATTGAAACCTGGAGCCACGGCGATTTTGTGGCCAATTCAGGCTTAATTGTAAACCCCGAATTCAGGAAAGTAGGCTTAGCCAAAGCCATCAAGCAAAAGATATTCGAACTATCACGTAAAAAATACCCTGATGCCAAAATCTTCGGTTTAACTACCGGTTTGGCTGTAATGAAAATAAATTCAGAGTTAGGCTACGAACCTGTTACCTACAGCGAACTTACCCAGGATGAAGCCTTTTGGCAAGGTTGCAAAAGCTGCGTTAACTATGATATCCTTACTGCCAAGGGGCGCAAGAACTGCATGTGTACCGCTATGCTTTTCGACCCGGCTGAGAAAGCAAAGGAACAAGAGAATAAAATGAAGCAAATTACGCACAAGGCCACCTTGTTGGAGCGTATAGAGAATGCTTTGAAAAGGTCAACTAAATTGATTGTTGCTCATAACCGTTTTTAA
- the argG gene encoding argininosuccinate synthase has product MKKKKVVLAYSGGLDTSFCCIYLTRDLGMEVHSVIVNTGGFSDEELKKVEQRAYEMGVTSHHVVDETENFYNTCVRFLIYGNVLKNNTYPLSVSAERVSQATAIANYAKEIGAEAVAHGSTGAGNDQVRFDMIFNILVPEVKIITPIRDLKLSREEEIEYLKKHGVEMNFEKAKYSINKGIWGTSVGGKETLTSNLGLPEDAWPTPMTETGSRDIELTFEKGELVAIDGTKYDHPTKAIQALQAIAQPYGIGRDIHVGDTIIGIKGRVGFEAAAPMVIIKAHHTLEKHVLTKWQLSWKDQLASFYGNWLHEGQFHDPIMRNIEAFLTDTQDKVSGKVFVQLNPYRFQVVGIESDHDLMSNKFGSYGEMNNAWSGEDVKGFSKIFGNQVMIYHKVNS; this is encoded by the coding sequence ATGAAAAAAAAGAAAGTAGTATTAGCCTATAGTGGCGGATTAGATACCTCGTTTTGCTGTATTTATTTAACCCGCGATTTGGGTATGGAAGTACATTCGGTAATTGTAAATACCGGTGGTTTTAGCGATGAGGAATTAAAAAAGGTGGAACAACGCGCTTACGAAATGGGCGTAACCAGTCACCACGTGGTTGATGAGACCGAAAACTTTTACAACACTTGCGTGCGTTTCCTTATTTATGGTAATGTCCTCAAAAATAATACCTATCCGCTTTCGGTAAGTGCCGAGCGTGTTAGCCAGGCTACCGCTATTGCCAACTACGCTAAAGAGATTGGTGCCGAAGCCGTTGCCCACGGAAGCACCGGCGCCGGTAACGACCAGGTTAGGTTTGATATGATCTTCAACATCCTGGTGCCCGAGGTTAAAATAATTACCCCTATACGAGATTTGAAACTAAGCCGCGAAGAAGAAATTGAATACTTGAAAAAGCACGGGGTTGAAATGAACTTCGAAAAAGCTAAATACTCTATCAATAAAGGCATTTGGGGTACATCAGTTGGCGGTAAGGAAACCCTGACATCAAACTTAGGTTTACCTGAGGATGCCTGGCCTACGCCAATGACCGAAACCGGCAGCCGCGATATTGAACTTACCTTTGAAAAAGGTGAATTGGTAGCTATTGATGGTACGAAGTACGATCATCCTACTAAAGCTATACAAGCCTTGCAAGCTATTGCTCAGCCTTATGGCATAGGCCGGGACATCCACGTAGGCGATACCATCATTGGCATTAAAGGCCGTGTGGGTTTTGAAGCTGCCGCACCAATGGTAATTATCAAAGCGCATCATACTTTAGAGAAGCATGTGTTAACCAAATGGCAGTTAAGCTGGAAAGATCAATTGGCATCTTTCTACGGCAACTGGCTGCACGAAGGTCAATTCCACGACCCGATTATGCGCAATATAGAAGCGTTCCTTACTGATACCCAGGATAAAGTGAGCGGCAAAGTGTTTGTGCAATTGAACCCCTACAGGTTCCAGGTGGTGGGCATTGAATCAGACCATGATTTGATGAGCAACAAATTTGGCAGCTACGGCGAAATGAACAATGCCTGGAGCGGCGAAGATGTAAAAGGCTTCTCAAAAATATTTGGTAACCAGGTAATGATCTACCATAAAGTAAATAGTTAA
- a CDS encoding cupin domain-containing protein: MAAPVYSKDDCIQHYEWGNGCHGWTFVDTDELSVKQELMPPSASEELHYHAKATQFFFILKGSAIFYIDGQIKILTEHQGIEIQPGQQHRISNHSEADLEFMLYSHPSTKHDRINIEQN, encoded by the coding sequence ATGGCTGCACCGGTATATTCAAAAGATGATTGCATACAACATTACGAATGGGGCAATGGCTGCCATGGCTGGACGTTTGTGGATACCGATGAACTGTCTGTTAAGCAGGAGCTAATGCCACCCAGCGCGTCGGAAGAATTGCATTACCACGCTAAGGCTACGCAGTTTTTCTTTATACTGAAAGGCAGTGCCATTTTTTATATAGACGGCCAGATTAAAATATTAACCGAACATCAGGGTATCGAAATTCAACCGGGTCAACAGCATCGTATCAGCAATCACAGCGAAGCCGACCTTGAATTTATGTTATACTCGCATCCATCAACCAAGCATGACAGGATCAACATCGAACAAAATTAA
- the argC gene encoding N-acetyl-gamma-glutamyl-phosphate reductase, translating to MTGSTSNKIKAGIIGGAGYTGGEMLRILVNHPNVDITFVNSSSNAGNYIYDVHTDLLGDTDLKFTGELSTDIDVLFLCVGHGDAKKFLEANAIPDTVKIIDLSQDFRLKSKAQSLKSEATATFDLGLSTKNFTYGLPELNRDAIKSAQNIANPGCFATCLELGLLPLASQQLLNSEVHITATTGSTGAGQKATATTHFTWRNDNLSVYKVFDHQHLNEIGESLSQLQPNPAPINFVPYRGDYTRGIIASIYTESELTEQEALQLYQDYYAGHPFTHVTNRDIDLKQVVNTNKCFIQVKKHGNKIFIVSIIDNLLKGASGQAVQNMNLMFGFEETAGLKLKANAF from the coding sequence ATGACAGGATCAACATCGAACAAAATTAAGGCAGGCATTATTGGCGGGGCTGGTTACACCGGCGGTGAAATGCTGCGGATATTGGTGAACCACCCTAATGTGGATATTACTTTTGTAAACAGCAGCAGCAATGCTGGTAATTACATTTACGATGTACATACCGACCTGCTTGGTGATACCGACCTGAAATTCACCGGCGAACTATCAACCGATATTGATGTGTTGTTTTTATGCGTTGGTCACGGCGATGCGAAGAAATTCCTGGAGGCCAATGCTATCCCAGACACGGTAAAAATTATCGACCTGAGCCAGGATTTCAGGTTGAAATCTAAAGCCCAAAGCCTAAAGTCTGAAGCCACCGCGACTTTCGATTTAGGGCTTTCGACTAAAAACTTCACCTACGGTTTGCCGGAATTAAACCGGGATGCTATTAAATCGGCACAGAACATAGCTAACCCAGGCTGTTTTGCCACATGTTTGGAATTAGGCTTATTGCCTTTGGCCAGCCAGCAACTGCTAAACAGCGAAGTACATATTACGGCTACCACAGGTTCAACAGGTGCTGGGCAAAAAGCTACAGCCACCACCCATTTTACCTGGAGGAATGATAACCTATCGGTTTATAAGGTGTTCGATCACCAGCATTTGAACGAGATAGGCGAATCGCTTAGCCAGCTTCAACCTAACCCTGCACCTATCAACTTTGTTCCGTACCGCGGTGATTATACCCGAGGCATCATTGCCTCGATATACACAGAAAGCGAGCTGACGGAGCAGGAGGCGCTGCAGCTTTACCAGGACTATTATGCAGGGCACCCGTTCACACATGTCACCAACCGTGATATTGATTTGAAACAGGTAGTAAATACCAATAAATGCTTTATCCAGGTGAAAAAGCACGGTAATAAAATATTTATTGTAAGCATAATAGATAACCTGCTGAAAGGCGCATCGGGCCAGGCGGTGCAGAACATGAATTTGATGTTTGGCTTTGAGGAAACAGCCGGCCTTAAACTAAAAGCTAACGCATTTTAA
- a CDS encoding aspartate aminotransferase family protein: MKLFDVYPINNINITKGVGSLVFDDKGQEYLDLYGGHAVISIGHTNPHYVKRLEDQLHQIGFYSNSIEIPLQKQLAEKLGQVSGKQDYQLFLVNSGAEANENALKLASFYNGKKKIIAFKGAFHGRTSLAVAATDNPKIVAPVNETDNVTFLPWADEAALEQAFKDHANEISSVIIEGIQGVGGIQVAPVSFLQKIRTLCDAHNAVFIADSVQCGYGRTGKFYSHDFAGIDADIYSMAKGMGNGFPIGAISISPKIQPAYGMLGTTFGGNHLACAAALAVLEVMDRDNLMQNVAEVGAYLIDELKKFKQVKEVRGRGLMIGIDLPAELSDVKKNLLFKHHIFTGEAKPNVIRLLPALNLTKAHADRFLEAFSKEVN, translated from the coding sequence ATGAAATTATTCGACGTATATCCTATAAACAATATAAATATCACCAAAGGCGTAGGCAGCCTGGTTTTTGATGATAAAGGGCAGGAATATCTTGACCTGTACGGTGGCCATGCCGTTATTTCCATCGGTCACACTAACCCGCACTATGTAAAACGGTTGGAAGACCAGTTGCACCAGATAGGTTTTTACTCAAACTCTATTGAGATACCCTTGCAAAAGCAATTGGCTGAAAAATTGGGCCAGGTAAGCGGTAAGCAAGATTATCAATTGTTCCTGGTAAACTCTGGTGCCGAGGCGAACGAGAACGCGCTGAAGCTGGCATCGTTTTACAACGGCAAAAAAAAAATTATAGCCTTTAAAGGCGCTTTCCATGGGCGTACATCATTGGCAGTTGCGGCTACCGATAACCCTAAAATTGTAGCGCCGGTTAATGAAACCGATAATGTGACATTTTTGCCCTGGGCGGATGAAGCTGCTTTAGAACAGGCTTTTAAAGATCACGCGAACGAAATATCATCGGTTATAATCGAAGGCATACAGGGGGTAGGCGGCATACAGGTAGCGCCGGTGAGCTTCCTTCAAAAGATCAGAACGCTTTGCGACGCGCACAACGCTGTATTTATTGCCGATTCGGTGCAGTGCGGTTACGGCCGTACAGGCAAATTCTACTCGCACGATTTTGCCGGTATCGATGCCGATATTTATAGCATGGCTAAAGGTATGGGCAATGGTTTCCCTATCGGGGCCATCAGTATATCGCCGAAGATCCAACCGGCTTATGGTATGTTAGGTACAACCTTTGGCGGCAACCATTTGGCTTGCGCCGCGGCATTAGCTGTGTTGGAGGTAATGGATCGGGATAACCTGATGCAAAACGTTGCCGAAGTTGGTGCATACCTGATTGATGAACTGAAAAAGTTTAAGCAGGTGAAAGAAGTACGCGGACGCGGCCTGATGATCGGTATCGATTTGCCGGCTGAGCTATCGGACGTGAAAAAGAACCTGTTGTTCAAGCACCATATATTTACCGGCGAGGCTAAGCCAAACGTTATCCGTTTGCTGCCAGCGCTAAATTTAACCAAAGCACATGCTGATCGTTTCCTTGAAGCGTTTAGCAAAGAAGTAAATTAA
- a CDS encoding Rossmann-fold NAD(P)-binding domain-containing protein, which translates to MKLFSSVNDVTDINALAVEALKLKADPYAFQHLGKNKTLVLVFLNPSLRTRLSTQKAAMNLGMDVMVLNIDKEGWALELRDNVVMNGTTVEHIREAAGVMGQYADIIGLRSFPGLKDRDEDYSEMVFNKFVQFCGKPVVSLESATRHPLQSLADLVTITELKTRPRPKVVLTWAPHVKALPQAVPNSFAEWMCKADVDFTIAHPKGYELSGEFTQGATITHNQQAALADADFVYVKNWSAYEPYGQMPAVTENWLLTNDSLKNTNNAKVMHCLPVRRNLELSDEILDGPHSVVVHEAGNRVWAAQAVLKQMLESL; encoded by the coding sequence ATGAAACTATTTTCTTCTGTTAACGATGTTACCGACATCAACGCACTGGCTGTTGAAGCTTTAAAACTAAAAGCTGATCCATATGCTTTTCAGCATCTGGGTAAAAACAAAACTTTGGTATTGGTTTTCCTTAATCCAAGTTTGCGTACCCGTTTAAGTACTCAAAAAGCTGCCATGAATTTAGGTATGGATGTGATGGTGTTGAACATCGACAAAGAAGGCTGGGCGTTAGAGCTGCGCGATAACGTAGTGATGAACGGTACCACGGTCGAACATATCCGCGAAGCGGCAGGCGTAATGGGGCAATATGCCGATATTATAGGTCTGCGTTCGTTTCCCGGCTTGAAAGACCGCGACGAAGATTATAGCGAAATGGTATTTAACAAGTTTGTGCAGTTTTGCGGGAAACCCGTGGTTAGTCTTGAATCGGCTACTCGCCACCCGCTGCAAAGCCTGGCAGATCTGGTAACTATTACCGAACTAAAAACCCGCCCGCGCCCTAAAGTGGTGTTAACCTGGGCGCCGCATGTCAAGGCCTTGCCCCAAGCTGTACCAAATTCCTTTGCCGAATGGATGTGCAAAGCCGATGTTGATTTTACCATTGCGCACCCCAAAGGTTACGAACTTTCAGGAGAATTTACACAGGGAGCCACCATTACCCATAACCAGCAGGCAGCCTTGGCCGATGCGGATTTTGTATATGTAAAGAACTGGTCGGCATACGAACCTTATGGACAAATGCCTGCTGTTACTGAAAACTGGTTACTAACTAACGACAGCTTGAAAAATACCAACAATGCTAAAGTAATGCACTGCTTGCCTGTGCGCCGTAACCTGGAATTAAGTGACGAGATATTGGACGGGCCACACTCGGTAGTAGTACACGAAGCGGGCAACCGCGTTTGGGCTGCGCAGGCCGTGTTGAAACAGATGCTGGAGAGTTTATAA